The following proteins come from a genomic window of Limosilactobacillus reuteri:
- a CDS encoding Xaa-Pro dipeptidyl-peptidase, with product MKINQFSITSTTPQARRQELMQIHLLRKNEEQTLTPNAMFETFLARIHIASAQPIVTKQWLHDLLATPDLALDDWFDQNQTLTDEVFYLVVLQLLDFEAAVDFDITDPLATVKKIGLPVESHQKWTTANVIDAFYLLLNTHNKNGQSLIDHLTAEGFMAWSYQLPAEQKPLFFNGKPLASFDPAKFIREVVYIETDMDTDFDGKADLVKAEIMRPIDSDHGLKVPVVFTASPYNQGTNDEWGEKATHNVNLPLKHKDPDYQAPTEETFPTNFSRQKVTGESRQATETFSTTPAYTLNNYLAVRGYAVVYSAGIGTKDSDGLQTCGSPEQTDAMKAVVEWLHGDRQAFTDRHSGTTIKAIWCNGKVAMTGRSYLGTLATAVATTGVPGLEAIISEAAISSWYDYYRENGLVRAPGGFQGEDADVLADETFSRTKRPADYRRIEKVNDKYIAKMQGAMDRTTGNYNEFWDHRNYRHDLENIKAAVMMVHGLNDTNVRPSNVKALYDGIQSLPIISKLILHQGQHIYINAFRSLDFSDMVNLWLANRLWGQENHADDTLPNVLVQDNSTPETWTAYDQWTAGEQKQYQFNDHCLTNLPGLGIQSFNDQQPEEKYLQWCKHPEAWAKALVNDNGQFSRRFVTAVFNDDTLLRGTPAVTLKVASSKNYGMISARLVDLGSSKRLTMSPVLFNRNGLELGYHWKTDDLCEFKLAKEATNYKVIASGHINLQNRNNPAQVDELAANQFVTVKFDLQPIFHLIVAGHQLGIIIYSSDYEYTLRGNERIEYQLELNGCHLDIPGFNILA from the coding sequence ATGAAAATCAATCAATTTAGTATTACTTCAACTACACCACAAGCACGGCGCCAAGAATTAATGCAGATTCACTTGCTGCGGAAAAACGAAGAACAAACTTTAACACCAAACGCAATGTTTGAAACCTTCTTAGCACGCATTCATATAGCAAGTGCCCAGCCGATCGTCACTAAACAGTGGCTTCATGACCTCTTAGCTACTCCTGACCTTGCTCTTGATGATTGGTTTGACCAGAATCAAACATTAACCGATGAAGTATTTTACCTCGTCGTCCTCCAACTACTCGATTTTGAGGCCGCAGTTGATTTTGATATTACAGATCCCCTTGCTACAGTTAAGAAAATTGGCTTGCCAGTCGAATCACATCAAAAATGGACAACCGCCAACGTTATCGATGCTTTTTACCTTCTTTTAAATACTCACAACAAAAACGGTCAATCGCTTATTGATCATTTAACGGCAGAGGGCTTTATGGCTTGGAGTTACCAGCTTCCAGCTGAACAAAAACCACTCTTTTTCAACGGGAAGCCGCTTGCCAGTTTTGATCCTGCCAAATTCATTCGTGAGGTTGTTTATATTGAGACCGATATGGATACCGATTTTGATGGTAAAGCAGATTTAGTTAAAGCGGAAATCATGCGGCCAATTGACTCAGACCATGGTTTAAAAGTTCCCGTTGTCTTTACTGCCAGTCCTTATAATCAAGGAACAAACGACGAATGGGGCGAAAAAGCAACGCATAACGTCAACCTTCCTTTGAAGCATAAGGATCCTGACTATCAGGCCCCAACTGAAGAAACATTCCCGACTAATTTTTCACGACAAAAAGTTACTGGGGAAAGCCGGCAAGCTACTGAGACATTTAGTACCACGCCAGCATACACGCTAAATAATTACCTCGCTGTTCGTGGTTATGCGGTTGTTTATTCAGCCGGAATCGGTACTAAAGATTCGGATGGCCTGCAAACGTGTGGTTCTCCAGAACAGACTGATGCGATGAAGGCTGTCGTCGAGTGGCTTCATGGTGATCGCCAAGCCTTTACTGACCGTCATAGCGGTACCACAATCAAGGCGATTTGGTGTAATGGTAAAGTCGCAATGACAGGACGCTCATATCTCGGCACTTTAGCCACCGCTGTCGCAACCACTGGTGTACCAGGCCTCGAAGCAATTATTAGTGAAGCGGCCATTTCCAGTTGGTATGACTATTACCGAGAAAATGGCCTTGTCCGGGCACCGGGTGGCTTTCAAGGGGAAGACGCAGACGTTTTAGCTGACGAAACATTCAGTCGGACCAAGCGTCCCGCAGACTACCGCCGAATTGAAAAAGTAAATGATAAATATATTGCTAAAATGCAAGGAGCAATGGATCGGACGACTGGTAATTATAATGAGTTCTGGGACCACCGCAATTATCGGCATGATCTCGAAAATATCAAAGCCGCTGTGATGATGGTACACGGACTTAATGATACCAATGTCCGTCCTAGTAACGTTAAAGCACTTTATGACGGCATTCAAAGTCTGCCGATTATAAGTAAACTCATCCTTCACCAGGGACAACATATTTATATCAATGCCTTTCGTTCATTAGATTTCTCTGATATGGTTAATCTCTGGCTTGCTAATAGGCTCTGGGGTCAAGAAAATCATGCTGATGATACGTTGCCAAACGTTCTTGTGCAAGACAATAGCACCCCTGAAACTTGGACCGCATATGATCAATGGACTGCAGGCGAACAGAAACAGTACCAATTTAACGACCATTGCCTAACAAATTTGCCCGGACTAGGAATCCAAAGCTTTAATGACCAACAACCAGAAGAAAAGTACCTTCAATGGTGTAAACACCCTGAAGCATGGGCAAAGGCACTCGTGAATGATAACGGGCAATTTAGTCGGCGCTTTGTAACTGCTGTATTTAATGATGATACGCTTCTCCGCGGAACACCAGCTGTCACATTAAAAGTAGCTTCTTCGAAAAACTATGGAATGATTAGTGCCCGGCTTGTTGATCTTGGCAGCAGCAAACGCCTTACAATGTCGCCGGTTCTGTTTAATCGTAATGGTCTTGAGCTAGGCTATCACTGGAAGACAGATGACCTTTGTGAATTTAAATTAGCAAAAGAAGCAACTAATTATAAGGTAATCGCAAGTGGACATATTAATTTGCAAAATCGAAACAATCCAGCACAAGTTGATGAATTAGCCGCTAATCAATTTGTCACTGTTAAGTTTGATCTTCAACCAATTTTCCACCTAATTGTAGCTGGCCATCAATTAGGGATCATTATTTATAGCAGTGATTACGAATACACGCTTCGTGGCAACGAACGGATTGAATATCAATTAGAGCTGAATGGCTGTCATCTTGACATTCCTGGTTTCAACATTTTAGCTTAA
- a CDS encoding proline-specific peptidase family protein, which produces MKQGTKIITLDNGYHLWTNTQGEGDIHLLALHGGPGGNHEYWEDAAEQLKKQGLNVQVTMYDQLGSLYSDQPDFSDPEIAKKYLTYEYFLDEVDEVREKLGLDNFYLIGQSWGGLLVQEYAVKYGQHLKGAIISSMVDEIDEYVDRVNELREKTLSPEAVAFMKECEAKNDYSNPKYQEYVQVMNEQYVDRKQPSKLYHLKDLGGTAVYNVFQGDNEFVITGKLKDWHFRDQLKNIKVPTLITFGEHETMPIETAKTMNSLIPDSQLVTTPDGGHHHMVDNPDVYYKHLADFIRNVENNTFNN; this is translated from the coding sequence ATGAAACAAGGCACTAAAATTATTACCCTTGATAACGGCTATCATCTGTGGACGAATACCCAAGGTGAAGGTGATATTCATTTATTAGCTTTGCATGGGGGTCCTGGTGGCAATCATGAATACTGGGAAGACGCTGCTGAACAATTAAAGAAGCAAGGTCTTAACGTTCAAGTAACAATGTATGATCAATTAGGTTCACTCTATTCTGATCAACCTGATTTTTCTGACCCTGAGATTGCAAAGAAGTACCTTACTTACGAATATTTCCTTGATGAAGTAGATGAAGTACGAGAAAAGCTTGGCTTAGACAATTTCTATCTTATCGGTCAAAGTTGGGGTGGCCTTTTAGTTCAAGAATACGCTGTTAAGTATGGTCAACATCTTAAAGGAGCAATTATTTCCTCAATGGTTGACGAGATTGACGAATATGTCGACCGGGTTAATGAATTACGGGAAAAGACTCTTTCTCCAGAAGCGGTTGCCTTTATGAAAGAATGCGAAGCCAAGAACGATTACAGTAATCCTAAGTATCAAGAATACGTTCAAGTAATGAATGAACAATACGTTGACCGGAAGCAGCCATCCAAGCTTTATCATCTTAAAGACCTTGGCGGCACGGCGGTTTACAACGTCTTCCAAGGTGATAACGAATTTGTGATTACCGGTAAGCTTAAAGACTGGCATTTCCGTGACCAATTGAAGAACATTAAGGTGCCAACTTTAATTACATTTGGTGAACACGAAACGATGCCAATCGAAACTGCTAAGACAATGAATAGTCTCATTCCAGATTCACAGCTAGTTACTACTCCCGATGGTGGTCACCACCACATGGTAGATAACCCCGATGTATATTACAAGCACCTCGCTGACTTTATTCGGAATGTTGAAAATAATACGTTTAATAATTAA